A region of the Herpetosiphon gulosus genome:
AACTAAAGTAACCACAAGGGTAACAATAATGAGAAATGAGGATAGTACTCGTTTGCGCTGCCTATTGCGAACCATAGTAAACTCCTTACTATTGAATACGCACAGCCATTGGCTGTGCGTATTCCATGACCTCTCGATAATTGTACTAGAACTTAGCTTATTCTGGGCAGAGTCCCTTGAACGCTTCGTTCTCAGCGATGATCAAGGTATATTTGCCCAAGTCAATCATGCCTTCAGCATCTTCAGGAATACTGAATGGAATCGCATTGCGGTACACAATATCCTCTGGTGCTTGCAAGCGATTGTACAATTGTGGCAAGTAGGTTGTGCCTGCTAAGCGTGGGTCACGGGTAGAGTTATACATGTTTGGATCAAGCGTTTCGCCTGCACCCAAGGGGAATTCACTCCAAGCCGTTACCCTGCGCTCAGCAATAAAGCTATAGTTGCCTGGCTCTGGTACTCTAAAGATTAAGCTACCAGTAGTTGAAGCCTGCATATTGCCCATCCCAGCGACGACTGCGCCAGTGCTATCGCGAACAGTAATCTTGGCCGAGGCTGCTGGAATCAGTGCATCACGCTCATAACATGGTTGGGCCAAACTCTCAAGAATCGCGGTAAGCGCATAGTTGAGCGAATTTGGGTCTTTGGCATAGAATGCGCCACCAGATGAAGCAATCCGATCAATCCGTAAGTCTGAAAGACCATAGGTTTGTTGGTCGCCCACTAAGATTGCCACGATGCTAATTGGCCGCTTCGGTGAAACCCGATTACGTGCGCGATCAGAGACTTCGATCAACGAGGCAATTGGTGCCTTGGCATAGCCACTCCCGCTGCCTTCGCCATTCCATGGACAGTTGGCCTGCACATCAGGCAAGTCGGTGATTGGGTAACCACTTCCGCCAGGGGTCAATGGGTTATTTCGGCTTGGGTCGTTCGGTGCTTTACAATATTTATACGAACTGCCACTAATCGTCGTATGTTTTCTGGTTTGGCTATTTTGTTGACCAATTTGTGGGCCTTCGTACAACACGTTGGTCAAACCGTCGGTCAACATCATCATAACCAGCTTGATTGGGCGACCAAAACGATCTTTACGTGAATCCGCACCCACATTGTCGAAGTAGCGAATACCTTCATTCAAGCCAGCCGCGCCAGCCGTACTACCATCCATGTTGCCAGAGCTGATCCAGTTGATAAAGGTAGTCATTTTGGTTTTCATCGCTGTAGTACGAGTGCCGATACTGCCTATATCACTGCCAGATGGTGAATTGACAAAACCAAATGAAGGGCTATCAGTTCGAGCACCGCCACTGAACCGCACAACTGCAATCCGGTTATCGCCACCTTTACCAAACAGTTCTTCGCCAGGGAATAAGGCTGCATTGTTCATGGGTGTGCCTTCTGGGGCATTCCAAACATCGAGCATCTTATACGAGAACTTGCGCAAGAACTCTTTGACCAGATACCAGCGAGCGTTTGCATTGGTGCCACAAGTGTTCTGGTTGTTCCAGCACCAGCGCATCGAACCAGAAACGTCAACCACCAACGAAATATCATAGCTAGTTGTGGTAATACTTGGCAGATACCAAATCAACTTTTGATCAAGGGTTACCTTAACTTCAGGTGGTGTTGGTGGTAGGGGTACGTCAACACATGGACAGTTAGAATTCGAGTCAACATAGCGAAATTGAATGGTCGTTCCACTGACATGTGTCAAGATAACCCGCACAAAGCCACCTGATCGGAAGCTAGCATATTTAGGGGTTGTACCTGTATAGCTAAGTTTGCTAAAGGTTGGCAACAAAATTGGCTTACCACTCTTCAGCGCAGTCATCAACGAGCTTAAGGTTGCCGAACCTGGCGTTAGTACACTATCCGAAACTTTGATCCAGTCCTCATTGTTGATGATTCCATTATTGCTGGTATTGCTATAGCCAGCTGGAGGAGTGGTTTCGGTCAAACCTTTGATCAAATCACCGCTACCGCCCAAGGATTCCTTCAAGCGATTATCGGCATTGCTACCAGCTGTCCATTCAGCCCAAACGAAGTAGTTCTTTTCATCGATAGCATTGGTGATTTTGTTTTTTGTCCAAGTCAGGGTAACGCTTTCACCTGGCAACGTCCCCAGCATCTTATCGGTTGAGACCGCGATTGGGAAGACATAGGTCGCACATTGACACCAAGTTGCTTTATTATCGGCTGAAACTTCGAGGGTATCCACGCCTAAAGCTTGGGCAAAAATTGTGTTGCGAGCCGAGCGAACTTCCACCCGAATCCCATTGAATTCACTGGGAACACTACCGCTGAACGTTCCAACTGGATATTCAACCCGTGAGCCACGTTGGGTATAGAAGGCTCGATAGTAATTTACGGTTGGGTCGAGGTTTGGCCAATCACCAACGATTGGTTGGGCATTGGTGATACCATTCGCAGCCAAAGCTGCCTCAATTGCAGCCACAACGGCGTTATCGTTGCCATCGACACCCAATGTTTCCAAACCACTGATGGTAGCAGCAGTTGAAGCTGCTTGTTGTTGGCGTTGGCGACTAAACGCCTCACCTGTATCAATGGCTAGTGCAGCGAAACCAATCAAGACGAAGAACAAAATAGCAGAGAATACTAATGATTGTCCTGCGACTGGTTGGGCTACACGTCGCATCATGCGACTTAAGTTCATAGCCAATCCTCCGTAAAAATAAAGCTCAATACCACCATCGTGATAGATATTAACTAGGGTAAGGTATGTTGTTGAACTGCGGTTAGTTCAATCCATTGGGCACCCAATAACGATGCAAATGAGAAGAATGGTTTATAGCGATAGCGAACGCTAACGCGAATATCGCAAAAT
Encoded here:
- a CDS encoding VWA domain-containing protein, yielding MNLSRMMRRVAQPVAGQSLVFSAILFFVLIGFAALAIDTGEAFSRQRQQQAASTAATISGLETLGVDGNDNAVVAAIEAALAANGITNAQPIVGDWPNLDPTVNYYRAFYTQRGSRVEYPVGTFSGSVPSEFNGIRVEVRSARNTIFAQALGVDTLEVSADNKATWCQCATYVFPIAVSTDKMLGTLPGESVTLTWTKNKITNAIDEKNYFVWAEWTAGSNADNRLKESLGGSGDLIKGLTETTPPAGYSNTSNNGIINNEDWIKVSDSVLTPGSATLSSLMTALKSGKPILLPTFSKLSYTGTTPKYASFRSGGFVRVILTHVSGTTIQFRYVDSNSNCPCVDVPLPPTPPEVKVTLDQKLIWYLPSITTTSYDISLVVDVSGSMRWCWNNQNTCGTNANARWYLVKEFLRKFSYKMLDVWNAPEGTPMNNAALFPGEELFGKGGDNRIAVVRFSGGARTDSPSFGFVNSPSGSDIGSIGTRTTAMKTKMTTFINWISSGNMDGSTAGAAGLNEGIRYFDNVGADSRKDRFGRPIKLVMMMLTDGLTNVLYEGPQIGQQNSQTRKHTTISGSSYKYCKAPNDPSRNNPLTPGGSGYPITDLPDVQANCPWNGEGSGSGYAKAPIASLIEVSDRARNRVSPKRPISIVAILVGDQQTYGLSDLRIDRIASSGGAFYAKDPNSLNYALTAILESLAQPCYERDALIPAASAKITVRDSTGAVVAGMGNMQASTTGSLIFRVPEPGNYSFIAERRVTAWSEFPLGAGETLDPNMYNSTRDPRLAGTTYLPQLYNRLQAPEDIVYRNAIPFSIPEDAEGMIDLGKYTLIIAENEAFKGLCPE